In the genome of Triticum urartu cultivar G1812 chromosome 5, Tu2.1, whole genome shotgun sequence, one region contains:
- the LOC125556390 gene encoding proteasome subunit beta type-4-like, whose product MDGSHSHAAGGGEGTQRTLNPYVTGNSVIAMKYKDGVIMACDTGASYGSTLRYKSVERIKEVGKHSLIGGSGEFSDFQEILRYLDELTLNDHMWDDGNSLGPKEIHAYLTRVMYNRRNKFDPLWNSLVLGGVKKGPKGDEKYLGMVNMIGTHFEENHIATGFGNHMAIPILRGEWREDMTFEEAVKLIEKCLLVLLYRDRSSINKFQIAKITTEGSTIYPPYALKTNWGFAAFENPSKGAVGTW is encoded by the exons atGGACGGATCCCACTCCCACGCGGCCGGAGGCGGCGAGGGGACGCAGAGGACGCT GAACCCCTATGTGACTGGTAACTCTGTGATTGCAATGAAATACAAGGATGGTGTGATCATGGCATGTGACACTGGAG CCTCCTATGGGTCAACTCTGCGATACAAGAGCGTGGAGCGTATCAAGGAGGTTGGTAAGCATAGTCTTATTGGAGGGAGTGGGGAGTTTAGTGATTTCCAGGAGATTCTGCGCTATCTGGATGAACTGAC TCTGAATGATCATATGTGGGATGATGGCAACTCATTGGGCCCCAAGGAAATCCATGCATACCTGACAAGGGTGATGTACAACCGGCGCAATAAGTTTGACCCCCTGTGGAACTCCCTGGTGCTTGGTGGAGTGAAGAAGGGCCCAAAGGGTGATGAGAAGTATCTTGGCATG GTTAACATGATTGGTACACACTTTGAGGAGAACCACATTGCCACTGGATTTGGGAACCACATGGCAATCCCAATACTTCGTGGTGAATGGCGTGAGGACATGACCTTTGAAGAAGCTGTTAAGCTGATTGAGAAGTGCCTGCTGGTCTTGTTGTACCGTGACCGGTCATCCATCAACAAATTCCAG ATTGCCAAGATCACGACCGAGGGATCGACCATCTACCCGCCGTATGCCCTGAAGACCAACTGGGGATTTGCCGCCTTTGAGAACCCGTCCAAGGGCGCTGTAGGAACATGGTAG